A genomic region of Saccopteryx bilineata isolate mSacBil1 chromosome 1, mSacBil1_pri_phased_curated, whole genome shotgun sequence contains the following coding sequences:
- the ENPP4 gene encoding bis(5'-adenosyl)-triphosphatase ENPP4 isoform X2: MFNMKLLVILLFSGLINACRGSNSSHTLPPKLLLVSFDGFRADYLQNYEFPHLQNFIKEGVLVEHVENVFITKTFPNHYSIVTGLYEESHGIIANSMYDVITKKHFSDFNDRDPFWWNEAIPIWVTNELQGNRSSAAAMWPGTDIPIHNTTPSYFMNYSSSISFEERLNNITMWLRNSDPPVTFATLYWEEPDASGHKYGPEDKKNMSKVLKEVDDLIGDLVYKLKMLGLWENLNVIITSDHGMAQCSQDRLINLDLCIDHSDYTLIDLSPVAAILPKINKTEVYNKLKNCSSHMNVYLKEEIPARFHYQHNDRIQPVLLVADEGWTIVLNKSSLKCDHGYDNSLPSMHPFLAAHGPAFRKGYKQSTINNVDIYPMMCHILGLEPHPNNGTLSHTKCLLVDQWCIKLPEAIGIVIGALLVLTTLTGLLIIMQNRLSVPRPFSRLQLQDDDDPLID, from the exons ATGTTCAATATGAAGTTATTggtaatacttttattttctggacTTATAAATGCTTGTAGAGGTAGTAACTCTTCTCATACTTTGCCACCGAAGTTACTACTGGTGTCCTTCGATGGATTCAGAGCTGACTATCTTCAGAACTATGAATTTCCTCATCTCCAGAATTTTATCAAAGAAGGTGTCTTGGTAGAGCATGTTGAAAATGTTTTCATCACAAAAACGTTTCCAAACCACTACAGTATTGTGACAGGCTTGTATGAAGAAAGCCACGGCATTATAGCTAATTCCATGTATGATGTAATcacaaagaaacatttttctgaCTTTAATGACAGGGATCCTTTTTGGTGGAATGAGGCAATACCTATCTGGGTGACCAATGAGCTTCAGGGAAACAGGTCAAGTGCTGCTGCTATGTGGCCTGGTACCGATATACCCATTCACAACACCACGCCTTCCTATTTTATGAATTATAGCTCCTCCATATCATTTGAGGAGAGATTAAATAACATTACCATGTGGCTGCGCAATTCAGACCCACCAGTTACTTTTGCAACACTCTATTGGGAAGAACCAGATGCAAGTGGACACAAATATGGACCCGAGGATAAAAAAAACATGAGCAAAGTGTTGAAAGAAGTAGATGACCTTATTGGTGACTTGGTCTACAAACTCAAGATGTTAGGATTGTGGGAAAATCTTAATGTGATCATTACGAGTGATCATGGGATGGCCCAGTGTTCTCAGGACAGACTGATAAACTTGGATCTCTGCATCGATCATTCCGACTACACTCTTATTGATTTGAGCCCAGTTGCTGCGATACTTcctaaaataa ataaaACAGAGGTTTATAACAAACTGAAAAACTGTAGCTCTCACATGAATGTTTATCTCAAAGAAGAGATTCCTGCCAGGTTTCATTACCAACATAATGATCGAATTCAACCTGTTCTTTTGGTTGCCGATGAAGGCTGGACAATTGTGCTAAAtaaatcatcattaaaat gTGACCACGGTTATGATAATTCTTTGCCTAGTATGCACCCATTTCTGGCTGCCCACGGTCCCGCATTTCGCAAAGGCTACAAACAAAGCACAATTAACAATGTGGATATTTATCCAATGATGTGCCACATCCTGGGATTAGAACCACATCCCAATAACGGAACCTTAAGTCATACTAAGTGTTTGTTAGTTGACCAGTGGTGCATCAAACTTCCAGAAGCCATTGGGATTGTTATTGGTGCCCTCTTGGTCTTAACCACTCTGACAGGCCTCTTGATCATCATGCAGAATAGACTATCTGTCCCGCGGCCGTTTTCCCGTCTGCAGCTGCAAGATGACGACGATCCTCTAATTGACTAA
- the ENPP4 gene encoding bis(5'-adenosyl)-triphosphatase ENPP4 isoform X1, whose protein sequence is MFNMKLLVILLFSGLINACRGSNSSHTLPPKLLLVSFDGFRADYLQNYEFPHLQNFIKEGVLVEHVENVFITKTFPNHYSIVTGLYEESHGIIANSMYDVITKKHFSDFNDRDPFWWNEAIPIWVTNELQGNRSSAAAMWPGTDIPIHNTTPSYFMNYSSSISFEERLNNITMWLRNSDPPVTFATLYWEEPDASGHKYGPEDKKNMSKVLKEVDDLIGDLVYKLKMLGLWENLNVIITSDHGMAQCSQDRLINLDLCIDHSDYTLIDLSPVAAILPKINKTEVYNKLKNCSSHMNVYLKEEIPARFHYQHNDRIQPVLLVADEGWTIVLNKSSLKLGDHGYDNSLPSMHPFLAAHGPAFRKGYKQSTINNVDIYPMMCHILGLEPHPNNGTLSHTKCLLVDQWCIKLPEAIGIVIGALLVLTTLTGLLIIMQNRLSVPRPFSRLQLQDDDDPLID, encoded by the exons ATGTTCAATATGAAGTTATTggtaatacttttattttctggacTTATAAATGCTTGTAGAGGTAGTAACTCTTCTCATACTTTGCCACCGAAGTTACTACTGGTGTCCTTCGATGGATTCAGAGCTGACTATCTTCAGAACTATGAATTTCCTCATCTCCAGAATTTTATCAAAGAAGGTGTCTTGGTAGAGCATGTTGAAAATGTTTTCATCACAAAAACGTTTCCAAACCACTACAGTATTGTGACAGGCTTGTATGAAGAAAGCCACGGCATTATAGCTAATTCCATGTATGATGTAATcacaaagaaacatttttctgaCTTTAATGACAGGGATCCTTTTTGGTGGAATGAGGCAATACCTATCTGGGTGACCAATGAGCTTCAGGGAAACAGGTCAAGTGCTGCTGCTATGTGGCCTGGTACCGATATACCCATTCACAACACCACGCCTTCCTATTTTATGAATTATAGCTCCTCCATATCATTTGAGGAGAGATTAAATAACATTACCATGTGGCTGCGCAATTCAGACCCACCAGTTACTTTTGCAACACTCTATTGGGAAGAACCAGATGCAAGTGGACACAAATATGGACCCGAGGATAAAAAAAACATGAGCAAAGTGTTGAAAGAAGTAGATGACCTTATTGGTGACTTGGTCTACAAACTCAAGATGTTAGGATTGTGGGAAAATCTTAATGTGATCATTACGAGTGATCATGGGATGGCCCAGTGTTCTCAGGACAGACTGATAAACTTGGATCTCTGCATCGATCATTCCGACTACACTCTTATTGATTTGAGCCCAGTTGCTGCGATACTTcctaaaataa ataaaACAGAGGTTTATAACAAACTGAAAAACTGTAGCTCTCACATGAATGTTTATCTCAAAGAAGAGATTCCTGCCAGGTTTCATTACCAACATAATGATCGAATTCAACCTGTTCTTTTGGTTGCCGATGAAGGCTGGACAATTGTGCTAAAtaaatcatcattaaaat taggTGACCACGGTTATGATAATTCTTTGCCTAGTATGCACCCATTTCTGGCTGCCCACGGTCCCGCATTTCGCAAAGGCTACAAACAAAGCACAATTAACAATGTGGATATTTATCCAATGATGTGCCACATCCTGGGATTAGAACCACATCCCAATAACGGAACCTTAAGTCATACTAAGTGTTTGTTAGTTGACCAGTGGTGCATCAAACTTCCAGAAGCCATTGGGATTGTTATTGGTGCCCTCTTGGTCTTAACCACTCTGACAGGCCTCTTGATCATCATGCAGAATAGACTATCTGTCCCGCGGCCGTTTTCCCGTCTGCAGCTGCAAGATGACGACGATCCTCTAATTGACTAA